Proteins found in one Paenibacillus borealis genomic segment:
- a CDS encoding class I SAM-dependent methyltransferase, whose amino-acid sequence MTLETIYSHEDTLKMLDSLFREEGQWWDQFYGDRNKGIPFFKDSPDENLVEYVSGGHITPGRVLELGCGGGRNAVYLAQQGYAVDAIDISEAAVEWGKERARKHQVEVNFARSNIFDLSLEPGSYDLIYDSGCFHHIYPHRRVTFLELVNRTLKPGGYFGLVCFAAGAMGAEITDWEVYRQRSLRGGLGFTEDKLKSFFSGLQLIEFRRMRQMDQEDALFGEAFLWTALFRKN is encoded by the coding sequence ATGACACTTGAAACGATCTATAGTCATGAGGATACGCTGAAGATGCTGGACTCTCTTTTCCGGGAAGAAGGGCAATGGTGGGATCAGTTCTACGGGGACCGGAATAAAGGAATTCCTTTCTTCAAGGACAGTCCGGACGAGAATCTGGTTGAATATGTAAGTGGCGGGCACATTACACCCGGCAGGGTGCTGGAATTAGGCTGCGGGGGCGGCAGAAATGCGGTTTATCTGGCTCAGCAGGGCTACGCAGTGGATGCCATTGACATCTCTGAGGCAGCGGTAGAATGGGGAAAGGAACGCGCCCGCAAACATCAGGTGGAGGTGAATTTCGCCCGCAGCAATATTTTTGACCTGAGCCTGGAGCCAGGCAGCTACGACCTCATCTATGACAGCGGATGTTTCCATCACATCTACCCCCACCGCAGAGTTACCTTTCTTGAATTGGTGAACAGGACGCTTAAGCCTGGCGGGTATTTCGGACTGGTCTGCTTCGCGGCTGGCGCCATGGGTGCGGAGATCACGGATTGGGAAGTGTACCGGCAGCGGAGCCTCCGGGGCGGATTAGGATTCACCGAGGATAAGCTTAAGAGCTTCTTCAGCGGTTTGCAGCTTATAGAGTTCAGACGCATGCGCCAGATGGATCAGGAGGATGCGCTGTTTGGTGAAGCTTTTCTGTGGACTGCCTTGTTCAGAAAAAATTAA
- a CDS encoding ATP-binding protein: MTRDLSSELDTLKQQVAELQAAVQHWNTERRSFAGRADQPESVNSAAEAEQPGAGPGSVFYSGHARLNGQSYRWEPQERPMEHLLEVNNEKSAKVLAALSNRQRLDILKSVIQEPLTGTELVERLGMGTTGQLYHHLKALTGADLLVQENGGRYAFPSHRLLPFLLLLASVSTLEDTSDYMDTMRTRNNAGIYLGPAHNFDVHHLLWAVIENPVMEHVAGYCSEIGIFLHDDGSVTVTDNGRGIPVASLPNSNMPAVQSILTDIHRFNGEGAFKVPGAEQGISIAVVNALSGRLTVDIRRGGRMYRQEYRHGVPQSGLMTVGIAKDTGTSVTFKPDQEFLGTGFEQARLNEHSAELMKAYPGLSIFVNN, encoded by the coding sequence ATGACCCGTGACTTAAGCAGCGAACTGGATACGCTGAAGCAGCAGGTGGCTGAGCTTCAGGCCGCCGTCCAGCATTGGAATACTGAGCGGAGAAGCTTCGCAGGCCGTGCTGATCAGCCGGAATCTGTGAATTCAGCCGCAGAAGCGGAGCAGCCCGGCGCGGGACCCGGATCTGTATTTTATTCCGGCCATGCCCGTCTTAACGGACAAAGCTACCGCTGGGAACCCCAGGAGCGTCCGATGGAACACCTGCTCGAAGTGAATAACGAGAAATCAGCCAAAGTGCTGGCGGCATTAAGCAACCGGCAACGGCTGGACATTCTGAAATCCGTCATTCAGGAGCCGCTTACGGGCACGGAGCTGGTGGAGCGTCTGGGCATGGGCACTACCGGCCAGCTGTATCATCATCTCAAAGCATTGACTGGCGCAGATTTATTAGTGCAGGAGAACGGAGGCCGTTATGCTTTCCCTTCCCACCGCCTCCTCCCCTTCCTCCTGCTGCTCGCTTCGGTTAGTACTCTGGAGGATACAAGCGATTATATGGACACGATGAGAACGAGAAATAACGCGGGGATTTATCTTGGCCCTGCACACAATTTCGATGTCCATCACCTGCTGTGGGCCGTTATCGAGAACCCGGTGATGGAGCATGTGGCCGGATATTGCAGCGAAATCGGAATATTCCTGCACGATGACGGGAGTGTCACCGTAACGGACAATGGCCGGGGGATTCCGGTAGCGTCTCTGCCAAATTCCAATATGCCGGCTGTTCAATCCATTCTGACCGATATTCATAGATTTAATGGAGAAGGAGCCTTTAAGGTGCCCGGTGCAGAGCAGGGAATCAGCATCGCCGTGGTCAACGCCCTCTCCGGCAGACTTACCGTTGATATCCGGCGCGGCGGCAGAATGTACCGCCAGGAATATAGGCATGGTGTGCCGCAGTCCGGACTGATGACGGTTGGAATCGCGAAGGATACAGGGACAAGTGTGACTTTTAAGCCGGATCAGGAATTTTTGGGCACAGGCTTTGAACAGGCACGGCTGAATGAACACAGTGCTGAGCTGATGAAGGCATATCCGGGGCTCTCCATCTTCGTTAACAACTAA
- a CDS encoding ABC transporter ATP-binding protein — protein MKAKIEIAGVSKWFRRDGQEIIAMQETNLSIEQGRFVSIIGPSGCGKSTLFNIIAGLIPPSTGRVLADGEDIVGKTGYVGYMLQKDMLLPWRTILDNIILGMEIRGVPRKEAVARAQPLMDRYGLKGFGGHYPAELSGGMRQRAALLRTLLYDRDIILLDEPFGALDAQTRLTMQNWLLEIWEDFRKTVLFVTHDIDEAIYLSDDIYVFSGRPGRIISKISVDMPRPRHKEDTVSASFMELKAHLLDLLSGGGEEPAAHIS, from the coding sequence ATGAAAGCAAAGATTGAGATTGCCGGTGTAAGCAAGTGGTTCCGCCGTGACGGCCAGGAGATTATCGCCATGCAGGAAACGAATCTCTCCATTGAACAAGGCAGATTTGTCAGTATTATCGGCCCCAGCGGCTGCGGCAAATCCACATTGTTCAATATCATAGCTGGACTGATTCCGCCGTCTACCGGCCGCGTGCTTGCTGACGGAGAAGATATTGTCGGTAAGACCGGATATGTCGGATATATGCTGCAGAAAGACATGCTGCTTCCCTGGAGAACGATCCTGGACAATATTATTCTGGGCATGGAGATCCGCGGGGTGCCGCGTAAGGAAGCGGTAGCCCGGGCCCAGCCGCTGATGGACCGCTATGGATTGAAGGGCTTCGGCGGCCATTATCCGGCAGAATTGTCCGGGGGCATGCGCCAGCGGGCAGCGCTGCTCCGCACGCTGCTGTATGACCGGGATATTATTTTGCTGGACGAGCCCTTTGGCGCACTGGATGCCCAGACCCGGCTGACCATGCAGAACTGGCTGCTGGAGATCTGGGAGGACTTCCGCAAGACGGTGTTATTCGTCACCCACGATATTGATGAAGCCATCTACCTGTCTGACGACATCTATGTCTTCTCCGGGCGGCCGGGAAGAATCATCTCCAAGATTTCTGTGGATATGCCGCGCCCGAGACATAAGGAGGATACGGTATCTGCGTCATTTATGGAGCTCAAAGCCCATCTGCTGGACCTGCTGTCAGGCGGAGGCGAGGAGCCGGCAGCCCATATCTCGTAG
- the aroB gene encoding 3-dehydroquinate synthase codes for MSKSFEVVLKKVVDNSYNIEIGENLFGSLIRDLQQGLLPDVSKFAIITDSIVEPLYGRPLLELLRRSGFQADLFSFPAGESSKTRETKALLEDQLLSQAYGRDCCIIAVGGGAVTDLAGFLGGTFGRGVPVLNYATTLLAAADASVGGKTGVNTPVATNLIGVFHQPRKVYIDLAAWHTLPAREFRSGLAETIKHACLADETFFRYLEENIGRIISEHGEPILDADVCGHIALTNCRIKYEVVEQDEHESNLRQILNLGHTAGRALEAVSGYQLLHGEAVAVGLVIQARLGVKYGYMTAEQADRVVSLLTKAGLPTEIPDYISNRALMDKMYTDKKVRGGRIRFVFQDGIGEMKRFADGSYSVPVEEAEVMELLEEMRGN; via the coding sequence ATGTCTAAGAGCTTTGAAGTGGTGCTCAAAAAGGTAGTCGATAACTCCTACAATATAGAGATTGGCGAGAATCTGTTTGGTTCCCTGATCCGCGATCTGCAGCAGGGGCTTCTGCCGGATGTTAGCAAATTCGCTATCATTACGGACTCTATAGTTGAGCCGTTATATGGCCGTCCCTTACTGGAGCTGCTGCGGCGTAGCGGCTTTCAGGCGGATTTATTTTCTTTTCCGGCCGGAGAGAGCTCCAAAACCCGTGAGACCAAGGCGCTGCTGGAAGACCAGCTCTTAAGCCAGGCCTACGGGCGGGATTGCTGTATTATTGCCGTGGGTGGAGGCGCCGTAACGGATCTGGCCGGATTTCTGGGCGGCACCTTTGGCCGCGGAGTCCCTGTTTTGAATTATGCTACCACCCTGCTGGCAGCGGCAGATGCCTCTGTCGGCGGCAAAACAGGTGTGAATACACCTGTCGCCACGAACCTGATCGGCGTGTTCCACCAGCCCCGCAAAGTGTACATAGACCTGGCAGCGTGGCACACTCTTCCGGCCCGTGAGTTCCGCAGCGGTCTGGCGGAGACGATCAAGCATGCCTGTCTGGCGGATGAGACATTCTTCCGTTACCTGGAAGAGAATATCGGCAGAATCATCTCGGAACATGGCGAGCCTATCCTGGACGCGGACGTGTGCGGGCATATCGCGCTGACGAATTGCCGGATCAAATACGAAGTAGTGGAACAGGATGAGCATGAGAGCAACCTGCGGCAGATTCTGAATCTGGGACATACGGCGGGCCGGGCGCTTGAGGCGGTCAGCGGCTACCAGCTGCTGCATGGTGAAGCCGTTGCAGTAGGACTTGTCATTCAGGCCAGGCTGGGTGTGAAGTATGGATATATGACGGCTGAACAGGCTGATCGTGTAGTCTCATTACTGACGAAGGCAGGCTTGCCGACGGAAATCCCGGATTATATTTCTAACAGGGCACTGATGGACAAGATGTACACGGACAAAAAAGTGCGCGGCGGCCGCATCCGCTTCGTCTTCCAGGACGGCATCGGGGAGATGAAGCGTTTCGCTGACGGTTCTTATTCGGTTCCGGTTGAAGAGGCGGAGGTCATGGAGCTGCTGGAGGAAATGCGCGGCAACTGA
- a CDS encoding MFS transporter yields MNSPVRSSGQAVNHSAVKVVICLGAFLSNLSAGMFNISLIDIAADLRFPVASAQWIVSIYLLVISVLLPVMGRLGDRFGRRKVHNLGLFAFAAGALGCALAQNEAMLLGFRVMQGAGASMYQATNMALIVSVFPAGQRGRALGLMSTFVAAGSMAGPGLGGFLIQWFTWESNFWLLAGVAAAVGVLAHRLIPRDTKTAGGRLDLAGAAWFAACLSSLMIAFDLGGRSSFLSLPVLLLLAASAGMAAAYTAHARFFRNRDKRSPLAEFPPADSGAGLFTDRSFAAGIAITVITYMAAFAAQLALPSLLRISGAEPAWVGLIMIGYPLALVVTAPVSGSIADRKGPLGILTAGLLLMSVTLLALGFGSPVLRTSALVLPVMLLGCAMGMITSPNTSIVMGLAAKSQLGRVSSLLALSRNIGMMFGTAAGGLMIGSRGSPNGSYLAVFVVCAAAVGLSSVWQLYSFRHSSKRKGAEQLHIPYE; encoded by the coding sequence ATGAATTCACCGGTACGGTCTTCAGGGCAAGCCGTGAACCATTCGGCGGTCAAGGTGGTTATCTGCCTCGGGGCCTTTCTGTCCAATCTGTCTGCCGGTATGTTCAATATTTCGCTCATCGATATTGCGGCTGATCTGCGGTTTCCGGTGGCCTCTGCCCAGTGGATCGTCAGTATCTATCTGCTGGTTATCTCGGTGCTGCTGCCTGTAATGGGACGGCTGGGAGACAGGTTCGGCCGCCGTAAGGTGCATAATCTGGGACTGTTCGCTTTCGCGGCGGGGGCCCTGGGCTGTGCGCTTGCCCAGAACGAAGCCATGCTGCTTGGCTTCAGAGTCATGCAGGGAGCCGGCGCCTCCATGTATCAGGCGACCAATATGGCCCTCATTGTCTCTGTATTTCCGGCCGGGCAGCGGGGAAGGGCACTGGGGCTGATGAGCACCTTCGTCGCTGCGGGTTCCATGGCAGGCCCCGGTCTGGGCGGCTTCCTGATCCAGTGGTTCACCTGGGAGAGCAACTTCTGGCTGCTGGCCGGAGTGGCGGCGGCCGTGGGCGTGCTTGCGCACAGGCTGATTCCCCGGGATACGAAAACGGCCGGAGGCAGGCTGGATCTCGCCGGAGCTGCCTGGTTTGCGGCCTGTCTCTCCTCGCTGATGATCGCCTTCGATCTCGGCGGCCGTTCCTCTTTCCTGTCTCTGCCTGTGCTGCTGCTGCTCGCGGCTTCAGCGGGAATGGCGGCCGCTTATACGGCACATGCCCGTTTCTTCCGCAACAGGGATAAGAGGAGCCCGCTTGCTGAATTCCCGCCAGCGGACAGCGGTGCCGGCCTGTTCACTGACCGGAGCTTTGCCGCAGGCATCGCCATTACGGTTATCACATATATGGCTGCCTTCGCCGCACAGCTGGCTTTGCCCTCACTGCTGCGTATATCCGGGGCCGAGCCTGCCTGGGTAGGGCTGATTATGATTGGATATCCGCTGGCGCTGGTGGTGACCGCTCCTGTCAGCGGGAGTATCGCGGACCGCAAAGGGCCGCTCGGTATCCTTACGGCCGGACTGCTGCTGATGAGTGTCACGCTGCTGGCGCTGGGCTTCGGCTCACCTGTGCTGAGGACAAGCGCTTTGGTGCTGCCGGTTATGCTGCTCGGCTGCGCAATGGGGATGATTACTTCGCCTAACACAAGTATTGTTATGGGGCTGGCGGCGAAATCGCAGCTTGGCCGGGTCAGCAGCCTGCTCGCCTTGTCACGCAACATTGGCATGATGTTCGGCACGGCGGCAGGCGGACTGATGATTGGCAGCAGAGGCAGTCCGAACGGAAGCTATTTGGCCGTGTTCGTAGTCTGTGCAGCGGCAGTAGGCCTGTCTTCAGTCTGGCAGCTGTATTCCTTCCGTCACAGCAGCAAGCGCAAAGGGGCGGAACAACTGCATATACCGTATGAATAA
- a CDS encoding ABC transporter substrate-binding protein has translation MNVTKVKLSAVLLASVMILLSGCSGKGNTEVEAAAAGNEAGKLKKLVIAEPLHYTGYLPLYVAQREGYFADEGLEVEMLQAAGGTHVTSVVSGDAWGVIGGPESNALANIGNSDPIVSVSNVVNRANVYLMAKKGTAPAGSSDEELKAFLQDKKLNAGRHGGTPNLLTQYLLLELGLDPQKDVRLLEPADGSTVVAMVQQGAADIANGAEPQISDGIAKGVWDEPFYKFHDMGDYAYSVLSVKKSTLEKDPETVQKAVNAVVKALKAIQEDKTLAMSVLKAEFPTLSDDAAQAALDRAYADQLWSPDGVISEEALDKDMDVMIKTGIYKGEYTYDALVDMQFVNNTAVK, from the coding sequence ATGAATGTAACCAAAGTGAAGCTGTCCGCCGTCCTGCTTGCCTCTGTAATGATTCTGCTGTCCGGCTGCAGCGGCAAAGGGAATACGGAAGTGGAAGCCGCCGCTGCCGGCAACGAAGCGGGGAAACTGAAGAAGCTGGTCATTGCCGAGCCGCTGCATTACACAGGTTATCTGCCGCTGTATGTAGCGCAGCGCGAGGGATATTTTGCCGATGAAGGTCTTGAGGTTGAAATGCTGCAGGCTGCCGGCGGCACACATGTGACCTCGGTGGTCAGCGGGGATGCCTGGGGCGTCATCGGCGGACCGGAATCCAATGCGCTGGCGAACATCGGCAACTCCGACCCGATTGTTTCGGTCAGTAATGTGGTTAACCGCGCGAATGTTTACCTGATGGCGAAGAAAGGGACAGCCCCTGCGGGCAGCTCTGATGAAGAATTGAAAGCCTTCCTGCAGGATAAGAAATTGAATGCCGGACGGCATGGCGGAACGCCGAACCTGCTGACCCAATATCTGCTGCTGGAGCTGGGGCTTGATCCGCAGAAGGATGTGCGGCTGCTCGAGCCGGCGGACGGCTCAACCGTGGTGGCGATGGTTCAGCAGGGCGCGGCGGATATTGCGAACGGCGCCGAGCCGCAGATCAGTGACGGGATCGCCAAGGGGGTATGGGATGAACCCTTTTACAAGTTCCATGATATGGGCGACTATGCCTACTCTGTGCTGAGCGTGAAGAAGTCGACACTGGAGAAGGACCCGGAAACGGTGCAGAAGGCGGTTAACGCCGTTGTTAAGGCACTGAAAGCCATCCAGGAGGATAAAACTCTGGCAATGAGCGTCCTGAAGGCTGAATTCCCTACACTATCCGATGATGCCGCACAAGCTGCGCTTGACCGGGCGTACGCCGACCAGCTCTGGAGTCCGGACGGTGTGATTTCGGAGGAGGCGCTGGATAAGGACATGGACGTGATGATCAAGACCGGAATCTATAAAGGCGAATATACCTACGATGCACTGGTCGATATGCAGTTTGTGAACAACACAGCAGTGAAATAA
- a CDS encoding WecB/TagA/CpsF family glycosyltransferase, translated as MRRTGEIMKDKVSILGVPFSKLTLAETTSLLDGHIAGGQGGLFHLITANPEITLASQSDGRLREIICSADLIVPDGIGIVMAARRQGDPIPERVTGYDLLLSLLAKGNERGWSFYFLGTDEVTSGQAVERIALRYPQVKIAGRHHGFFTADEEPGIIAGIQQAGPDILILAMGAPYSDKWLYKHKEALSGVKVVFGVGGSLDVISGKVKPAPAIWKKLNLEWAHRLLFAPVAKGQKSRWRRQSALPKFVYLTMIRK; from the coding sequence TTGAGAAGGACAGGTGAAATTATGAAGGACAAGGTTTCCATTCTCGGGGTTCCCTTCTCCAAGCTGACGCTTGCGGAGACAACGTCGCTGCTGGACGGGCATATCGCGGGCGGGCAGGGAGGGCTGTTTCACCTGATTACGGCCAACCCGGAGATCACACTGGCCAGTCAATCGGACGGTCGGCTCCGGGAGATTATCTGCTCGGCGGATCTGATCGTGCCAGACGGGATCGGGATTGTAATGGCGGCACGAAGACAGGGTGATCCCATTCCGGAGCGGGTGACCGGCTACGATCTGCTGCTGAGCCTGCTTGCAAAGGGGAATGAGCGGGGCTGGAGTTTCTATTTCCTCGGAACGGATGAAGTGACCAGCGGACAAGCGGTGGAGAGAATCGCCCTGCGCTATCCGCAGGTGAAGATTGCCGGAAGGCATCACGGATTCTTTACGGCAGATGAGGAGCCCGGAATTATCGCCGGAATTCAGCAGGCGGGGCCGGATATTCTCATTCTTGCGATGGGCGCTCCCTACTCGGACAAATGGCTGTATAAGCATAAGGAGGCGCTCAGCGGGGTTAAGGTTGTGTTTGGTGTTGGCGGCAGTCTGGACGTAATCTCGGGCAAAGTGAAGCCGGCACCGGCCATCTGGAAAAAGCTGAATCTGGAGTGGGCCCACAGGCTGTTGTTCGCACCGGTAGCCAAAGGCCAGAAATCACGCTGGCGCAGACAATCCGCCCTGCCCAAATTCGTCTACCTGACGATGATCCGCAAATGA
- a CDS encoding Na-translocating system protein MpsC family protein: MTLCNIINSYEGVITMIASAGQWKQDILRIYNEINKKLFNAGVKQQKVDFVGNKIIILSINSRVPVLKVLDTHDATASRQINLVLHEVFKCEIKQAFLDEFQVNIKAVLKDYDVETEYSGTIIILEKDLEHYLNVTLEL, encoded by the coding sequence GTGACATTATGTAACATTATTAATAGCTATGAAGGTGTGATCACAATGATCGCTTCCGCCGGACAATGGAAACAGGATATTTTACGGATTTACAACGAAATCAACAAGAAGCTGTTTAACGCCGGCGTCAAGCAGCAGAAGGTCGACTTCGTGGGGAACAAGATTATTATTTTATCCATTAACAGCCGGGTGCCTGTACTGAAGGTGCTGGATACCCATGATGCCACGGCAAGCCGCCAGATCAATCTGGTGTTGCATGAAGTTTTCAAGTGTGAAATCAAGCAGGCATTTCTGGATGAATTTCAAGTGAATATCAAGGCCGTTCTTAAAGATTACGATGTGGAGACCGAGTATTCCGGTACGATCATAATTTTGGAGAAGGACCTCGAGCATTACCTGAACGTTACGTTGGAACTCTGA
- a CDS encoding ADP-ribosylglycohydrolase family protein, whose protein sequence is MTLNADRYQGCLQGLAAGDALGTTAEFKAPGTFEPLTDIVGGGVFALQPGQWTDDTSMALCLAESLLTVQAFDPVDQLQRYVKWYREGDLSSTGECFDIGNATRAALHQFEAGGEGFSGSEDPHSAGNGSIMRLAPVVMYYAENPAEAIRYAALSSRTTHGAAECLDACRLLAAYILAGLHGWSKQDMLAPEAYREWLNEDSLTPHMLNIKYGSYRIKEPPDIQGSGYVVESLEAALWAFHKSSSFAEGALLAVNLGNDADTTGAVYGQIAGAYYGLGGIPAEWQSKLAMRELISDYAGRLFTERVK, encoded by the coding sequence ATGACATTGAATGCTGACCGCTATCAGGGCTGCCTGCAGGGTCTGGCCGCTGGAGATGCGCTGGGAACGACCGCTGAGTTCAAGGCTCCCGGAACCTTTGAGCCGCTTACGGATATTGTCGGCGGCGGGGTATTTGCCCTCCAGCCGGGACAATGGACGGATGACACCTCGATGGCGCTCTGCCTCGCGGAGAGTCTGCTTACGGTGCAGGCATTTGATCCTGTGGATCAGCTGCAGCGTTATGTGAAGTGGTACCGCGAAGGAGATCTCAGCAGTACAGGCGAATGTTTCGATATCGGCAATGCGACACGAGCGGCGCTGCATCAATTCGAAGCCGGCGGCGAAGGGTTCAGCGGCTCCGAAGATCCTCATTCTGCCGGGAACGGCTCCATTATGCGGCTTGCGCCGGTGGTCATGTACTACGCAGAGAATCCTGCAGAAGCTATCCGCTATGCGGCCCTCAGTTCAAGAACGACCCATGGCGCAGCGGAATGTCTGGATGCCTGCCGTCTGCTGGCGGCGTACATCCTTGCCGGGCTGCACGGCTGGAGTAAGCAGGATATGCTGGCCCCGGAAGCTTACCGTGAATGGCTGAATGAAGACAGCCTGACGCCGCATATGCTGAATATTAAGTACGGCTCCTACCGGATCAAGGAGCCTCCTGATATTCAAGGTTCAGGGTATGTGGTGGAGTCGCTGGAAGCGGCACTGTGGGCTTTTCACAAATCCTCCAGCTTTGCAGAAGGCGCGCTGCTCGCCGTTAATCTGGGCAATGATGCTGACACCACAGGGGCAGTCTACGGACAGATCGCCGGAGCTTACTACGGGCTGGGCGGCATCCCGGCAGAATGGCAGAGCAAGCTGGCCATGCGTGAGCTGATCAGTGACTACGCCGGCCGGTTGTTTACAGAACGGGTGAAATAG
- a CDS encoding cysteine hydrolase family protein translates to MELTADLIMPDKTALIIVDVQNDYCHGEGALAAGGNDVSAVREMMPQLHGLIAAARTQGVPVIYIQTFHEKATDSPVWTSRSGRGSLGVCRRGSWGAEFYEVAPLPEEIIVNKHRYSAFINTRLDSVLRSQRIETLIMTGVSTNVCVESTARDGFMLDYQIVMVQDACASYSRAAHEMTLENMKGYFGVVASAADIEESWKMWNQPALQRMI, encoded by the coding sequence ATGGAATTAACTGCCGATCTGATTATGCCTGATAAAACCGCACTTATTATAGTAGATGTACAGAATGATTACTGCCACGGGGAGGGCGCACTTGCCGCTGGCGGAAATGATGTGTCAGCCGTTCGCGAGATGATGCCGCAGCTGCATGGGCTGATCGCGGCGGCGAGAACACAGGGCGTGCCGGTGATCTATATCCAGACCTTCCATGAAAAGGCGACCGATTCGCCCGTCTGGACTTCCCGCTCCGGCCGCGGTTCGCTGGGAGTCTGCCGCAGAGGAAGCTGGGGGGCTGAATTCTACGAGGTGGCCCCGCTTCCTGAGGAGATTATTGTCAATAAACACCGGTATAGCGCTTTTATCAATACCCGGCTCGATTCTGTGCTGCGTTCGCAGCGGATCGAAACCCTGATTATGACAGGAGTGAGCACCAATGTGTGCGTGGAGTCGACGGCAAGGGACGGCTTCATGCTGGATTATCAGATTGTGATGGTTCAGGATGCCTGTGCTTCCTATTCCCGGGCTGCTCATGAGATGACGCTGGAGAACATGAAGGGCTACTTCGGCGTGGTGGCTTCAGCCGCAGACATTGAAGAGAGCTGGAAGATGTGGAATCAGCCCGCCCTGCAGCGGATGATATGA
- a CDS encoding ABC transporter permease — MQKEPVIVDEEGMKRRTRRIVGIGRLTVALLIVLCWELFTRIGWMDSYYWSSPVRILSTTWTQMTQGTLLEDIAYTSSSTILGFIGGTLIGSLLGLSFWWSRRFAGISEPFLILLNAMPKLALAPVLVILLGIGFFSKVALAFAMTVVVAALSAHSGVQSVDKDMEKLMYSLGAKRHQVFTKVVIPWAMPWMISSLRINIALSLAGAIVGEFIASSHGIGRMVIYAGTILDINLVWVGVVVLSVLSMVMYAGVVLLEKWLSKGYGMKKA; from the coding sequence ATGCAGAAGGAACCCGTCATCGTAGATGAAGAGGGGATGAAGCGCCGGACACGGCGGATTGTCGGAATCGGGCGGCTGACGGTCGCGCTGCTGATCGTACTCTGCTGGGAGCTGTTTACGCGGATCGGCTGGATGGATTCGTACTATTGGAGCAGCCCGGTACGGATTCTCAGCACAACATGGACACAGATGACGCAAGGTACTCTGCTGGAGGATATCGCTTATACCTCCAGCTCGACGATTCTGGGCTTCATCGGCGGAACCCTGATCGGATCGCTGCTCGGTCTATCCTTCTGGTGGTCACGCAGATTCGCCGGCATCAGTGAGCCGTTCCTGATCCTGCTCAATGCCATGCCGAAGCTGGCGCTTGCTCCTGTGCTGGTGATTCTGCTGGGCATCGGCTTCTTCTCCAAGGTGGCGCTCGCTTTTGCCATGACGGTAGTCGTTGCGGCCTTATCGGCGCACAGCGGCGTGCAGAGTGTGGACAAGGATATGGAGAAGCTGATGTATTCGCTGGGCGCGAAACGCCATCAGGTATTTACCAAGGTGGTTATCCCCTGGGCGATGCCCTGGATGATCAGCAGTCTGCGGATTAATATTGCCCTCTCGCTGGCCGGTGCGATTGTCGGGGAATTCATCGCTTCCAGCCACGGGATTGGCCGCATGGTGATTTACGCCGGTACGATTCTTGATATCAATCTCGTCTGGGTGGGTGTTGTGGTCTTATCCGTTCTGTCGATGGTGATGTACGCGGGAGTGGTACTGCTGGAGAAATGGCTGTCCAAGGGATACGGAATGAAGAAGGCTTGA